The following DNA comes from Vespa crabro chromosome 25, iyVesCrab1.2, whole genome shotgun sequence.
CGGAATCATCACAGGGTCCCATTCTTTACACAGTAGCCACTAAAGATGTTACCTTCGCTATGACGAAAGCCAATGAATTCGTCTTAAGCGGTTATTCCATAATCCAACTCAACATCTGAAGTTATTTATCACGGAAACATCTCCTGGACAAACATTCAAAGGAAAAGCTAAGACTTCCGTAGAAAATCTAGATATTTTTGCATACATGAAACCAAAGTTTATGTACGTAGAGAGACATCTAAAAACACAGTGTACATcacaatatatagataaaactAGACAGAAATTCATCCTCGAACAACAAGTACTCAAGGATCTACTCTCTCTAGCTACAATAGCACCAGATGAAATGGCATACACTCTTATAAAGCAACAAGGATACATGGCAGTAATAGCTGCCGaagtaatatctatataattaaatgctATCTAGTACGAGTAAAAATCAGGCAGACCGAAAAATGCTATAGGAAATTACCCATTTCCTATCGCAATAATTCATACTTTCGAGCGCATCATCTTAAAGGAAGCATCGCCGAAGGATTGCAATGAACTACTAccaaatatgtataatttacaTGGCATCTGGTATAGAGTCACAACTAAATTAATGGAGTCAATACCTCTTCCGGTGATTAAACCCTAAACGAAAGCAAAATGGTGATACATCAATCCCGAACATCTCGGAACGAGCTACTCCACCaaagatttaaataaactATTGCTAGACAAGATTACGTCAAGCACAGGACGTCTATGGGGAGCATTCATAACCTTCGGATCAGCAATTGCCGGGATCTTAGTCATTTTCATTGCCcttcaattaataaaatacattgcCGACACGCTCCTCCACGGATACGCATTCCATAATATATACGGCTGGAACCTACATCTCATAGGAGGCTTATTGGGCTCATTCTCCTTCTACATCTGGCTACTAAACATCCAGAACCCAAAGAACAACGAGCAACGATGACACCTGTAAACGTCACGGTTcataaacaaaaggaaaaaccaATGAATAGCATGACCAACCAGTTGAGCACGTTCACTGAATTaaatgcgtatttaaataaatgctaAAATGcacgtatatgtacgtacattttCTTATAGAGGGAAAAGTGTTACGTCAGACGTCACTCTTACGTCTAACGAAAAGACGcacattaatttttctttcacgacAGCTGTCGAGCAGTATGCGTCGAGCAGTTTACTTTGTCCGCGACTTTTCAAATCATTgtactttataattttgtaacgTTATACATCGATATATTCAGTTTTGTTCGTACTCGGTGTGTATATTTACTTGAATAACCCCGGTTGCGCTTATCGAAGTTTATTCGAGGTCCTTTTAATCGTCTTAATTCAAACCTGTAATGTTTCTTATCTCTacgaatcgattaattaagcGAATTCTTTACCGCGCAGTCGACAAATTCTCTCACGTGGAATTCTTCCACTCCTTACTATTCAATCTTAAAACCTCAATGtcatactttcgttagaggtgcgtactttcgataaaattaagtTGGTAAACTGATcgaatcgattattttatttcagatgGAGAATCAAGTCTTCGCGGGAGAACAATAACGGAAGCAGTACATTCATTCACAAAGATTTCTTAATACATCTTGACGCTCACATTTACGAGATGTCCTAGTAATTCATCTCGTAAATATGAACACCCAAGTTGCAAGAAATTCTGTAGAATGTCCTCCGACTTCCTTGAAGAGTCAGCTCATTTGAGTATCGAACAAAATGgtcattaatttataactttGAATATTAAGAACGACGGATCCGAAGGAATCTtctcaatcaatttatttcaaaagaaatttaactTTTTAAGTTCCCTTTTCGCCGAGGATTTTTATCGTCAATTCCGTCTCCTTCGGCGAATTACTACATATAGGAAAAATAGATagtaaagaaaggaaggatcgTTCATTGGAAACAAATCTTTCTGATAATCTATTTTTGAAGGAGAATAATGGGAATAAAACTTGTACGTTATCGAGATTGCGAAAAGAGGATCACATCAGCACAAGCAAAAAACGCAGGATGCAAGCATTGTAGAAACAAAGGTAACTCTATGAACTTTGAGAAGATTAAATTTGAATGATGAGTAGGAATCATCAGGCTTTTATCTATTGAACGAAACGTTTTCCAACTCAATGACAAGTTCATTCCATTTTGTCACTCATTGTTCAAGATTACAGAAGAATCCGTGGAGATTATTGTTAGGTAAAATTCTATTCTAGTTCGggaaaaaattctctttccaTTCCGATATTTTCAATCACAGAGAATGttcaacaacaaaaataagagCAAGAGCAACaacgtcatcatcatcgtcatcattacgAACAGGAGCACTAACCATTGAGAACACTCGAGTACAGTGCAGTGTGATAGAAATGACGATAAGACGAAGCTCCTCCACATGGTGGAAAttaacgaagataaaatgCTCATTATAACGaacaaatataagaataaattccATTTACACGCATAACCATTGAAATGccataaaatctataatatttttcacaaaGCTTAAGGATTCAAGTGATTTTCAGGTGAACAATACacgttaatttcgtttaaGGAAACGTGATACTGAGAACAGTAATGACGACAGcgatataatttatcgaaaacgAAAGGTACGAGACTATTGAATCTAACACTGATAATAATGCAAGCATCAACGGAAGATGATTGATCAGTATTACAGAGAATGGGTACATGCCActtagaataaatttttcaataggATCAAAAGTAACAGatcctttaatatttttgaaccGATTCAGTTTTTCAAACTGTTTTTCACGAATCAGCTAgttgatgaaataataaagaaaataaacaattatgcAAAATctcgttattgttcttaaaatTTGACTAAAGACTCCGTATGACCAGCATGGCATGATGTAAGTAAAGATGAATTTTGGATTTTCATTGATTCCttctaaatatatgtacaatgcCTATTTCTAATATTGGTCAACTAAACAGTAGAATTCTTATTACGGATATATTTACAAGAACTCGAGTCAATCAATATTTTGAAtgcttcatttaaaaattcataagtCAGATagcaaaaatatcaaaatacaaCGAGCCCGTATTTTTTAGAATATCTAAATCCAACATTTTCTAAACAGTTCATTCCCGGTCAAAATATTTGTGTAGATGAATCCATAGTAAAATTtgaaggaaaaattttttcattatatataaccCGATTAAGCCAACAAAATGGAGTATAAGAATCTATGCGATGACGAATTCTGAAACAGGATATATCTGTACTATCCTACctcattatgaaaatattacatgAGAAAATCTTATTCGTCCAAACCTACCAGTTAGCACTAGAATTGTGCTGATTTATATCAAaagttgttaaataaaatttccaagGAACAGAATTACCATATGTTTACTGATAGATATTATGCCAAAATGAAATGTCATTTGACTAGTACTATAAAAACTAAGAAGAAAGCTATTCCAacatttacgaaaaaaatcCAAGCTTTTAAGTAATTGAAATGATGCTGGAATGATGGATTCAAAAAGAATTCtatgaagagataaaaaaagtctAGAATTAGAAAGCATAATGCAGTTGCCAGCAGCACAACTTACGTGAGGGCATTGATCGTGCTGATATATAGTATCTACTTATTGTTTTTTGAGGAAGTCTCCTAAGTAgtgaagaaaaatgttttttttggGACATGGAAATGTCTATAATCAattcatatttcatatataataagatcgtgaaaaaaatcaaaacaataataaattaagacatttgaaatatgttaaaatactaATCGACCAACTGACtaataattttcaacaaaaaagATCTACAGTTTCTACTTCATTTGCtgagattaaattaaatggtAAACTTCTTGAAATGTGCaaaggtaaaaaaataaattatgttgTTTACTCCAATAGGCAGAAGAAAAGTGAGAAACATGAAACCAGTGAATACTACCATACTTATCCTGACAAACCAAAACCTTGGGGATTTTTTCAAGATtccataaaatgaaaaaattcgtACTTGATACGACGTCGATATGCAATTACTTCACGAAAAATGcagaaagtataataaatattatatatatatatatatatatatatatatatatatatatatatatatatatatgtggcgTTGTTTTTGTTTGAAACGATTCAAAAAATCTGATGTATCATCACTTCATGTATTCAAGAACAAGCAGGCACTCGTCTATTTCACGAAAACAGAATATACGTCATTCAagcgtatatataaaaatcagtagatctttttcttttttgtcgcaAATTTCGAAGGCACCACTGAACATGactttattctcattataaaTATGGAAAAGTGTATAtacactaacaataagaatttgCGTAACTCTTGATCAATTTTGAACAAGCATAAATTTGGACATTTACTTttctgattaaaaaaagatccgtcatcaatttttaatactttcatGTTCATCTCTAGCAGTCCTATGAGTAAATTTGAACATAACTATGCGGTCATTATGCCGAAGTTTGATATCATTTCCTTTGAAGAGAGGCGTCTAGTTaccgattttattatattaatgttaataataataataatactaataaataagtaaagaaaatattatcaaattttcaaGATATAATACAAATGCATGGGTTTTGTGACGTTAGTAAAAGAATACATCAGTGTGCATATACTTTTGGAATATCGATAATGGGGATAACACGAAGATGTTCCTCGTATACACCAAGTCGCatgtttttacttttacgatatgtatataatcaaGTCTCGAACTTTGCGGAAGACAACTATTAGTTTTGTTGTTTATTTCCGCATCCAATGCGATTCATAcgaaatttgataaatttgttttttggtCAGATTTGATCATTGTATTATAATGCCTCAATACCTCTCCTCACATTCTGGTACAGATTGTGACAAATCGCGTAATAAAGATACAATCTACAAAAGTCATCCGAGACTGGCGACATTTGAGATCTCAGGTAGAATACATTATCGCAGATACGTTATTGCGGggattttattctaattattgtcatGACAGCTTCTTTATAGCAATAAGATCAGAGCTTACCCTATTCGCATTACACAAGAGAactaattatatgatatatatgtacaaagtGTAAACAAACTTTATGTCACGAATTCTACAGGTGACCGTACAATTTATGATTGGCGAAGatagtttaaaaaaattatccacAAAATTGATCTTCATCATAAATTTGAAGGTCAAATTTTTTGTTGAAATCTATGCTATTTGATTGTTCCGgaagtaatttcgtttttttcgtaACAGAGGCATTAATTTAAGCAGCTAACTTCATTCTAAaccgtattattatatatattttgacagCTAACATTTGAAGGCATATATGTGAACAATTTtgtttgattttgtttttttgttattccaTCAAATGCAGAGAATCAAAAGTATAATTTTCGGGATATTTTGCTTCTTTGTTACTGAAAAGGTAAAGATGCTGTTCAAGCAAGGAAAGAGTTATTTATAAGGAAAAGTGTCTCGTTCGGAGAAGATGTCTTAACAGAACACCAGAATTGGCGAAACTGGTTTACAATTTCATTCCGGCAGATGTGATATTAAACTACCACGTTTTGGATGGGCAATTAAGGCTGATAAAGACAAAATAAAGGTATTGATTGAACCAAACCATCAAATAACTACACGATAAATCGATATgagattaaatttatcaaattcgaTCATTTATGATCATGAAACGACTTGATTTCGTTTCAAAACTCGATACATGGAATTTACATattcttaaagaaaaagatttactCCGTTGCATTAATCTGTGATTTGCTTCTCAAGCATcaagaaaatttctaaagCGAATTATAACTGGCGACGagtctataataatataaaacagacTCGATTATGGAGCAGAAGAGATTGAGTGTTTTGACCTCGGATTCATTGAAGGAAAAGGTGATTGCATTTGCAATGAAAACAAGTGATTACATATGAGTTTACGTAGCATTTGACGTTGGGTAGGCATTTCGCATATCACCAAACAACGCATAATTCGTGAAGAAGGTTTACATCCATATCACCCTCGATAAGTACAAGCATTTCACAATGATAATCGTTCTCTATGACGTAATTTTTGATTATGTTATATgttgaagaaattaaaacgaaatacACAATTTTTGAGGAAAAAGTGTCCTTCacagatgaaaataatttttccaacATGAATTTTCAGAATTCACAGAATactataatgtaaatataataaaaattctcacAGAatggttaaaatattttatcaaggCCGTTTCTCGATCAACGTATGGGTAAGAATcattgtcgataatattatcggTCCTTTTTATTCGCACAATTCTTTAACTGGAgcacattattttaatttccttcGGTCGTatctcatatgataattaacaCGTTCGTCTTGCCCTGCTGAGTTTCTCTCCGGACCCAAAAATCCGACTGCCGGCCACCAGAACGTAAATCAGCGATAACACTAAACGTACCGAGCCCAATTATTTGACCTTTGTTCAAACTTAATCATGAATTTTTcactgatattattttttccagtCATCATTAACTATCCctgaatttttaaattctctAATTAATCAGTTTCtcacttttgatttttttttctttgttttcttcggAGAAACATTCATCGCCTACGTTTCTTACCATAGCTGGTCATTTGACTGGCATTGTACaaatcttttatcattttctaaattttttgaTCAGGCTCTTATCTGTAGACTTAAGTATGACAACTATAGATAGTTATGTACATCTTAGCATTtaaaatatagattttttttatcgtaagcTGAGGCTTGATATCTGGCAGAGCCGATATCAAGTATAGTCTCAAAATCTTATCGGTCCTTTTGTATTCAAGGAACAAAATGCATATTTTTTGTGCTTTTGTTCTCCAATAAGAATATTCTATTCTAATTGACATCTAAATTTAGTATTCTTTTGAAAATCCTAAAGTACAGATCCaaaagtagatatatatgaTAGGCGCGTATGTTTAGTAATAAGCAGGAATAGCAAAAATGTAATTCGAGTAGGGCCGTATTAAATTCaatcaaaaattcttttctccaGGCGAAGATATTGCAGATGACAAAACAATGGTTCCTTGGAGGGGACGACTAATATTCAGATGGTACATACCAACTAAATCGCATAAGTATGGTATAAAACTTTTCAAACTGTGCTCCACCAAAGGATATACATAGTCtgcaaaaatatattcagGATAAGATAccaatgaaagaaaacaagttGGCATATCCGAAAACGTCTGCATTGAACTTGCAGATAAATTACTAAATGAAGGACGAACTTTGTTTGCCGACAACTTTTACACGAGCTATAAATTAGTAGTCAAATTGTTAAAATTCAAAACGCAAGTCGATGAAACTGTACAAtacaacaaaaaatttatGCCACGTTTTGTAATGTTGTACACATTGAAGAGATGTGAAATGATGGCACGAgaagataacaatgatattgtGGTGGTAAAATGGAGGGATGTTCGCAATGTTAGAATATTATCAACAAAGGATGCACTTAATATGATTTCAAGCTCGGATTCTACTCACCGTGATCGTCCTCCGAAACAAAAACCTTTGGCGATACTAACATATAATAGtggaaaaattgataaaagtgACCAGATGGTGTCATATGCAATAACGATACGGAAAAGTATCAAGTGGTATCGGAAATTAACACTACATTTGCTCTTAGGAACAAGTATAGTAAATGCTCACACCATGTAGCAGAGAGCcaccaataaaaaaaatagaaattagaaaatttcggGAACTTCTCCTTACTGAATGGTTGTCCTTGAAAAATGCTATGCccgaaaatagaaataaaacaaggAGGAACGTGTCCACCATTTAGAAATTCGTAAGAATCAGCAAAGGAACTCTATAAGAAGGATGTACAACCAATGTTATCAGAATAATAGGCAAAGTGGTGAACGAAGCgaggaaaaatgtaaaaaaaactacgacCTATTGTCCGAATTGTCCAAAATCACCTCAAATATGTTTAGAGTGTTTTCACGAACATCATGCGACATAGTATTAGGATATCTCATAAGTTCTTTCCGCGCCACGCTATGTATGACCTCGAGCCGACTATGTTAGTAAACATGTAGATTTAACTATTGTCCGTTTATGGGATCAATTTCAATCCATAACCATTATTATAACCCTATCAAAGTACGTTTCGTTGGTGACAAAGTCTCTTTTACAATCATTTTCTACGCCGTTCAATATGGATAGCCAAAAGAATCATTTGCGGCATGTTATGCTTCATTGCTTTGAAAAAGGTAGTAATGCAAAGAACACTGCAGATGAGATTTGCACCATTTATGGGAGAGGTACTACGACTATTAGAAACGTCCACAATTGGTTTACGAAATTTACAGCTggcaatttttatttgaaagatgAAGACCGCAGCGGCCGCCCAGCAACAACGGATACGGATCTCATCAAGATTATGCTCTCTGAAAATCCACGATATAGTGTGCGCGAGATAGTGAATACCATTAACATTCCCAGGACAATGGTGCATAATCAAGTAATCAAAATGGGATATGTGAATCGGTATGAAGTTTGAGTCCTATGCCAATAGACGGAGACCGACCTTATGAACCGCGTCTCTACGTGCGATTTGCTTTTTCAGCaacatgaaaaaaattcttttttaaagaaactAGTTACTGGAAACGATACatgaattttatatcaaaatatgcATCGAAAACGTACTTGGTCTAAGGAAAATCGACCTTCAACAGTTACAAGATCAAAATTTCATCCAAAAAGTTCTTTTGTGCATTTGATGGGACTGGAAAGTATACTACGAGCTCCTTCCAGAAGATAAAATGATCAATTCTGCAACATATTGCAATCAATTCGATGAATTGAAAGCCGCCATAGCCGAAAAACGGCAAGAATTGGTGAACCGACGAGGTGTCGTTTTTCACCACGGCAACGCAAGATCGCCTGTTGCGAGATATAAGACAGAAAATCTTAGAGTTTCATTGGGACGTACTACCTCATCCTCCATACTCCCCAGAGCTTGCCCCAtccaattattactttttctctcgttataaaattctttccgTGATAAATGTCACGAAAAAATCTGAAAGCGAAATAAAAATGCACCTCGATGAATATTTTGCAAGTAAATCTCAACAATTTTGAAAAGAGGGCATAATGAGGTTTCCTGAGcgatagaaaaaagtaatagagTAGAACGGTTTATATATAACACAGTAAATCAATCTTAAACAACAAATATCGTCTATTGACTTCGCatcaaagaaaaggagaaaacttattaatgtaatatgttaccctaaatataaattaataaaaagtataatatagtCTGTATATTTGTAGTATTTTTATGttgtatattcaatatttatatttcactgcttatttcattgaatttcttttaaaaatccaACTGAAAACCCCATTAACTTGAACAAGAAGAGCGTCACCCAAATATGGGTGACGTAGCGATGAACGTGTTAAGGGAAATTATACCATATTATAGCCGCTGCCAAATTTTTTTATGCACGATGGTGTATCACCGCATTTTATTAGATCAGTAAGAGAATTGTTAACAGAAATATTCGAAACTCGTTGGATAGGACGTAGACCTGTCCCCCATTTCTGACTGTCTCGTTTTCTTATAACtcacgatttttttctttggagaACAATATAGCATATAATACACTAGTCACGACAGAAGATTAGAACAGTacaattgttaaaattaaaaactgaAAATGCATTTCGTCATTTGCATACTATATCAAAtctttatgaaaaaatttgacaaaatttagaaaaaagattaaagatttgtttatgtaataataatggtcaTGTTGATGCTAGAAAAACAGCACCAttgctaataatcataaatattgatGGTTCTG
Coding sequences within:
- the LOC124432356 gene encoding LOW QUALITY PROTEIN: histone-lysine N-methyltransferase SETMAR-like (The sequence of the model RefSeq protein was modified relative to this genomic sequence to represent the inferred CDS: substituted 2 bases at 2 genomic stop codons), encoding MDSQKNHLRHVMLHCFEKGSNAKNTADEICTIYGRGTTTIRNVHNWFTKFTAGNFYLKDEDRSGRPATTDTDLIKIMLSENPRYSVREIVNTINIPRTMVHNQVIKMGYVNRYEVXVLCQXTETDLMNRVSTCDLLFQQHEKNSFLKKLVTGNENMGDVAMNVLREIIPYYSRCQIFLCTMVYHRILLDQEFVEMILEYGELITSEMAI